The following are encoded in a window of Synechocystis sp. PCC 6714 genomic DNA:
- a CDS encoding salt stress protein, Slr1339 family: protein MRNSDSIDSILADMRQKYVEGSKQISGKLVGDSVLGKEDQEHPALDKILSELKEGLKVDYFGTTTNQAKSVEKEKTQSLNPELKRLVDDKNKRKQKLIAQKAQEWLNELDPLSGEGLWFSDLAKHYPSPLAAAIALLNNESI from the coding sequence ATGCGTAACTCTGACTCCATAGATTCGATCTTAGCTGATATGCGTCAAAAGTATGTTGAAGGATCAAAACAAATATCAGGAAAATTAGTGGGAGATTCTGTATTAGGTAAGGAAGACCAGGAACATCCTGCCCTAGATAAAATCTTAAGTGAATTGAAAGAGGGTTTAAAGGTTGATTATTTTGGCACTACAACTAATCAAGCTAAATCGGTAGAAAAAGAAAAGACACAATCTTTAAATCCAGAACTAAAACGTTTAGTTGATGATAAAAATAAACGAAAACAAAAACTGATCGCCCAAAAAGCTCAAGAGTGGTTAAATGAACTTGATCCCCTTTCAGGTGAAGGTCTTTGGTTTTCAGATTTAGCCAAGCATTACCCATCCCCTCTAGCGGCAGCCATTGCTCTGCTCAATAATGAGTCAATCTAG
- a CDS encoding cryptochrome/photolyase family protein, which yields MAIGIWILGDQLWSGQTALKSHAANPSEVPVILIESVEFARQRPYHRQKLVLVWSAMRHFAQELTEKGWSVTYETTEDFLTPLQHWIKTQGITHLQVMTPGDRPFENWLRSLTLPCKLTLLPNNHFLWSKDDFSTWANGRKRLLLEDFYRQGRKRWQILMADNQPLGGQWNFDQDNRKPPKKLLNPPAPILFYPDAITQQVIERVEQLNLPGYGQLSGFQWGVTRQAALQVLDQFISRGLEQFGTYQDAMLIQENTLWHSLISPYLNLGLLTPWEVITAATKAFATESISLNNVEGFIRQVLGWREYTQGLYQWVDDDYGQSNWFNHDFSLPAFYWDSQQTKMNCLGTVLRQVEQTGYAHHIQRLMILSNFALIVGVNPQQLLTWFHAVFIDAYDWVMQTNVLGMGQFADGGILASKPYASSANYINKMSDYCQQCPYNPRLRTGDNACPFNYFYWDFLSRHQEKLQKTGRMGLILANLKRIEPTEISEMQLLAETWRTTHCL from the coding sequence ATGGCCATTGGCATTTGGATATTAGGAGATCAACTCTGGTCAGGGCAAACGGCATTAAAAAGCCATGCAGCCAATCCCTCGGAAGTGCCAGTTATTCTGATTGAATCTGTGGAATTTGCACGGCAACGTCCTTACCATCGCCAAAAATTAGTGTTGGTTTGGTCGGCAATGCGACACTTTGCCCAAGAACTGACTGAAAAGGGTTGGTCAGTTACCTATGAAACCACTGAAGACTTTCTCACTCCCCTCCAGCATTGGATTAAAACCCAAGGCATTACCCATCTCCAGGTAATGACCCCCGGCGATCGCCCCTTTGAAAACTGGTTACGCTCTCTGACATTGCCCTGTAAATTGACCCTCTTACCCAACAATCATTTTCTCTGGTCTAAGGATGATTTTTCCACCTGGGCCAATGGTCGTAAGCGTTTACTGCTCGAAGATTTTTACCGCCAAGGCCGTAAACGGTGGCAAATCTTAATGGCCGACAATCAACCACTCGGGGGTCAATGGAATTTTGACCAAGATAATCGCAAACCACCGAAAAAGCTTCTAAATCCTCCCGCTCCCATACTTTTTTATCCCGATGCCATTACCCAACAGGTTATCGAACGGGTTGAGCAGTTAAATTTACCCGGTTATGGACAACTATCTGGATTTCAATGGGGAGTAACTCGCCAAGCCGCTCTGCAGGTACTTGATCAGTTCATTAGCAGGGGTCTAGAGCAATTTGGCACCTATCAAGATGCCATGCTAATCCAAGAAAATACCCTCTGGCATAGCCTCATTTCTCCCTATTTAAATTTGGGATTATTGACACCATGGGAAGTTATCACAGCCGCAACTAAAGCATTTGCCACTGAAAGTATTTCTTTAAACAATGTTGAGGGATTTATTCGCCAGGTTTTAGGTTGGCGGGAATATACGCAGGGCCTTTACCAATGGGTGGATGATGACTACGGCCAGAGTAACTGGTTTAACCATGATTTTTCCCTACCTGCATTTTACTGGGATTCTCAACAGACCAAAATGAACTGTTTAGGCACCGTGTTAAGACAAGTTGAGCAGACAGGCTATGCCCACCATATTCAGCGATTAATGATCCTCAGCAATTTTGCCTTGATTGTGGGTGTTAACCCTCAACAGTTGCTGACATGGTTCCACGCTGTTTTTATTGATGCCTATGATTGGGTAATGCAAACTAATGTTTTGGGAATGGGACAGTTTGCTGACGGCGGAATATTAGCATCAAAACCCTATGCCTCCTCCGCTAATTACATCAACAAAATGAGTGACTATTGCCAACAATGCCCCTATAACCCTAGACTGCGGACTGGAGATAATGCTTGCCCTTTCAATTATTTCTACTGGGATTTTCTGAGCCGACATCAAGAAAAACTACAAAAAACTGGCCGTATGGGGCTTATTTTAGCTAATTTGAAACGGATTGAGCCTACAGAAATATCCGAAATGCAGTTATTGGCTGAAACATGGCGCACAACCCATTGTCTCTAA
- a CDS encoding tetratricopeptide repeat protein, whose amino-acid sequence MNFSELLSVVLAIPLTTGLPVLNCDHLSIFGIAPAIAQVFPDITSPTAQLYLQADSLISLGFIEEGMALYEQLLKGIRETGDRQEEAKFLHAIASSFQLRGDLERALTYYERALDLSEDIPLNPENQSFDINEIANVIGSIYLVLGQNEQALIAYERAVEIDQKFGLQWQGIGTLSNIGTAHRLAGNLEQALASYQQGLFLAEETDDNYFKAKIFNKIGMLYQAQGQFELALNAYQQGLVAVTDQPKEYQIVDLVLTLENLSNLYQSQGQIDQAKTYEQQAKTAIAQASVDQYGDASLKRGADFLEDIGEFYLVDGQPERAKDYFDRAVAIVHPMSDDYAELNLLNSILVTYRKQEQIEAALPYQERHMERVLKMGLFENSATSFFGLGEIYQTIGKHELALTAYQQALKSYQEGNQAYGGQTENIVRSLRKIGEIYEAQDKPEQALMAYQEALKFYPEEQTEGLLGKLPILEALVKFYTTQGQNDQAQKYFQQAQILRDLLFP is encoded by the coding sequence ATGAATTTTTCTGAACTTCTCTCTGTTGTCCTCGCCATTCCTTTGACAACGGGCTTACCAGTATTGAATTGTGATCACCTTTCTATTTTTGGCATTGCCCCGGCGATCGCCCAAGTTTTTCCTGATATAACTAGCCCGACAGCACAGCTTTATTTACAGGCAGATTCATTGATTTCTTTGGGCTTCATCGAGGAAGGTATGGCGCTATATGAACAATTATTAAAAGGGATTAGAGAAACCGGCGATCGTCAAGAAGAAGCTAAATTTTTGCATGCCATTGCCTCTAGTTTCCAATTACGAGGTGACCTAGAACGGGCTTTAACTTACTATGAAAGAGCTTTAGATCTATCGGAAGACATACCCTTAAATCCTGAAAATCAGTCCTTTGATATTAATGAAATCGCCAATGTCATTGGTTCTATTTATCTTGTCTTGGGACAAAATGAACAAGCTTTAATCGCCTATGAACGAGCTGTGGAGATCGACCAAAAATTTGGGTTGCAATGGCAAGGGATAGGAACCCTAAGTAATATTGGCACTGCCCATAGACTGGCTGGAAATCTTGAACAAGCATTGGCAAGCTATCAACAAGGACTTTTCCTTGCTGAAGAGACCGATGACAATTACTTTAAAGCAAAAATTTTTAACAAAATTGGTATGCTTTATCAAGCCCAAGGGCAATTTGAGTTAGCCCTTAATGCCTATCAGCAGGGATTAGTGGCAGTGACCGATCAACCGAAAGAGTATCAAATTGTTGATCTCGTCCTAACTTTAGAAAATCTCAGCAATCTTTATCAATCCCAGGGACAGATAGACCAAGCCAAGACCTACGAACAACAGGCAAAAACGGCGATCGCCCAAGCATCGGTGGATCAATATGGGGATGCCAGCCTAAAGCGGGGGGCAGACTTTCTGGAGGATATTGGCGAGTTTTATCTAGTAGATGGACAACCTGAACGGGCAAAGGATTACTTCGATCGAGCGGTGGCGATCGTTCATCCGATGTCAGATGACTATGCAGAACTTAATCTGTTGAACAGCATTTTAGTAACCTATCGCAAACAGGAACAAATTGAAGCAGCTTTGCCCTACCAAGAACGCCATATGGAAAGGGTTTTAAAAATGGGCTTATTTGAAAATTCTGCCACATCGTTTTTCGGGCTAGGAGAAATTTATCAAACCATTGGAAAACATGAATTAGCTTTAACTGCTTATCAACAAGCATTAAAATCTTACCAAGAAGGTAATCAAGCATATGGTGGACAGACAGAAAATATTGTCCGTAGCTTACGCAAAATTGGGGAAATTTATGAAGCCCAAGACAAACCAGAGCAGGCATTGATGGCCTATCAAGAAGCCCTCAAATTTTATCCAGAAGAGCAAACAGAAGGTTTACTGGGAAAGCTTCCCATACTTGAAGCTTTAGTGAAATTCTATACCACCCAAGGACAAAATGATCAGGCACAAAAATATTTTCAACAAGCACAAATACTACGTGATTTACTTTTTCCTTAA
- a CDS encoding VWA domain-containing protein, giving the protein MLDQRDYTLIIDKSGSMSAIEPKSQKTRWELVQESTLALARKCDQLDSDGITLYTFSGKFRRYDNVNASKVEQIFQENEPVGGTNLTTVLQDAINNFLQRKKLSKAKVGETIVVITDGEPNDRRSVFEIIIQASKSIDTDEELAISFIQIGDDPGATKFLQALDDQLMEVGAKFDIVDTVTFDDMEDLTLTEILLNAIQD; this is encoded by the coding sequence ATGTTAGACCAACGCGATTACACTCTCATTATCGATAAAAGTGGTAGTATGTCTGCCATTGAACCCAAAAGTCAAAAAACCCGATGGGAATTGGTTCAAGAGTCAACTTTAGCCCTAGCAAGAAAATGTGATCAACTAGATTCTGATGGAATCACACTCTACACTTTTTCTGGTAAGTTTCGTCGTTATGATAATGTTAATGCTTCTAAAGTAGAGCAAATTTTCCAGGAAAATGAACCTGTTGGTGGGACTAATCTGACTACCGTTTTACAAGATGCGATCAACAATTTTCTCCAACGGAAAAAGTTAAGCAAGGCTAAAGTTGGTGAAACTATTGTAGTTATTACAGATGGAGAACCTAATGATCGTAGATCAGTTTTTGAAATAATTATTCAAGCTAGTAAATCTATAGATACAGATGAAGAACTAGCAATTTCTTTTATACAAATTGGCGATGATCCTGGTGCGACTAAATTTCTCCAAGCCCTTGATGACCAGTTAATGGAAGTGGGAGCTAAATTTGATATTGTTGATACGGTGACATTTGATGATATGGAAGATTTAACCTTAACTGAAATTTTATTAAACGCTATCCAAGATTGA
- a CDS encoding cyclic nucleotide-binding domain-containing protein, whose translation MFAQLSERRMHWIRWILTGGWLLIIASLFSDPWTAYLTTKDHPWSPLRLSEQCIEVQGKCLVEQAYPLGTTLFWGAIVPAAIFILLVFGHELWRRICPLSFLSQIPRALGWQRQFKRENKKTGKVRYELARVDRNSWLGRNYAYVQFGWLFAGLCGRILFFNGDRLVLAGWLLFTVAMAISVGYWYGGKSWCQYFCPMAPVQSIYSEPGGLLSSKAHTSEQLVTQSMCRTVMPDGKEQSACVACQNPCIDIDAERTYWNSLNQPETSFLRYGYVGLVIGYFSYYYLYAGNWNYYFSGAWLRQTDQLASLLDPGLYLFGQAINIPKLVAVPLVLGGCTAIAYGAGRWLEKRIKAHNRRQKNNLNIDIIRHRIFIICTFAIFNFFFIFGGRPLIQLLPLAVQYLYDLGLVALSTLWLYKTWRRSPDLYSRENLANRFRKQLEKLQVNVSEFLEGRTLSDLNTHEVYVLAKVLPGFTKEKRHQAYKGVVREALEEGYVNYSSSLEVLQQMRQELGITGDEHRLVLEELGIEDPELLNPDRQRSLENQIRLSGYRKSLERLLLLQRKQPDLVSLEQVSLQDSAAIRSLRRQYSITPQEEEWILNGFSNKASSVKKAEFLLAQLPELIDYYRALNQPTIQKHKAVLTLLRENISHKKELIVRSVLQTLEQLQSAPPSLPLAQSLQEASPAVLSELLEQEHWGDRLPDEIRKCLTEPGEIPVSCSLEFSPETTLAYLEALLQDNNPMIQAAALYMLAQLAPERCQTIGINYGHQFNSHLVKDTLNHCLAWQETSTENPPLTEFPNLERVVYLFNSDFFHRMQSETLIALADRAEVRTYNKGDVITEAGDTCRELLLLIEGDANVHYQTETEVRVEQLHPGQTLDELEVLAHSNSENTIIADSKSTRILAISVDEFDDLLDHDPDFARRVLELESRQLQKFVRSVQPI comes from the coding sequence ATGTTCGCACAACTGTCAGAGCGGCGGATGCACTGGATTCGGTGGATATTGACTGGGGGTTGGCTGTTGATCATTGCCTCCCTCTTTTCTGATCCGTGGACGGCGTATCTCACCACTAAGGACCATCCCTGGAGTCCCCTGCGGTTGTCAGAGCAATGCATAGAAGTTCAAGGGAAATGTTTAGTAGAGCAAGCCTATCCTTTAGGCACAACCCTTTTTTGGGGAGCTATTGTACCGGCAGCTATTTTTATTTTGTTGGTCTTTGGCCATGAACTCTGGCGAAGAATTTGTCCCCTTTCTTTTTTGTCCCAGATTCCTCGGGCGTTGGGTTGGCAACGACAATTCAAACGGGAAAATAAAAAAACTGGCAAAGTACGCTACGAACTGGCCAGAGTGGACCGCAATTCCTGGCTCGGCCGTAACTATGCCTATGTTCAATTTGGCTGGTTATTTGCCGGCCTATGTGGGCGCATCCTCTTTTTTAACGGCGATCGCCTGGTACTGGCGGGCTGGCTCTTGTTCACCGTGGCAATGGCCATCAGCGTTGGTTACTGGTATGGCGGCAAATCCTGGTGTCAATATTTTTGTCCCATGGCTCCAGTGCAGAGTATTTATAGTGAACCGGGGGGATTATTGAGTAGCAAAGCCCACACCAGCGAACAGCTTGTTACCCAATCCATGTGCCGCACAGTCATGCCCGATGGCAAAGAGCAGAGTGCCTGTGTAGCCTGTCAAAATCCCTGCATTGATATTGACGCTGAGCGGACCTATTGGAACAGTTTAAATCAACCAGAAACGTCATTTCTACGCTATGGTTACGTCGGTTTAGTAATTGGTTATTTTTCCTATTACTACCTTTATGCTGGCAACTGGAACTATTATTTTTCTGGAGCATGGTTAAGGCAAACGGATCAGCTTGCTTCCCTATTGGATCCTGGACTTTATCTATTCGGACAAGCCATTAACATTCCCAAATTAGTGGCCGTACCATTGGTGCTAGGGGGATGTACTGCCATTGCCTATGGGGCTGGGCGATGGTTGGAAAAAAGAATTAAAGCCCACAATCGGCGACAAAAAAATAACCTAAATATAGATATTATTCGCCATCGCATTTTTATTATTTGTACGTTTGCTATCTTCAATTTTTTCTTTATCTTTGGAGGTAGACCATTAATACAATTGCTGCCCTTGGCAGTGCAATATCTCTATGACTTAGGCTTAGTGGCCCTAAGCACCCTTTGGTTATACAAAACTTGGCGGCGTAGTCCTGATTTGTATTCCCGAGAAAACCTAGCCAATCGCTTCCGTAAACAGTTAGAAAAATTACAGGTTAATGTCTCAGAATTTTTAGAGGGACGGACGTTAAGCGACCTCAATACCCATGAAGTTTATGTGTTGGCAAAGGTTTTACCCGGCTTTACCAAAGAAAAACGCCATCAAGCCTATAAAGGTGTAGTCCGTGAAGCTCTAGAAGAAGGTTACGTTAATTACTCCAGTAGTCTAGAAGTTCTACAACAAATGCGCCAGGAATTAGGTATTACGGGTGACGAACACCGTTTAGTGCTGGAAGAATTAGGCATTGAAGATCCAGAGTTGCTCAATCCTGATCGCCAACGGAGTTTGGAGAATCAAATTCGCTTGAGTGGCTATCGTAAATCCCTGGAGCGGTTATTGTTGCTACAACGGAAACAGCCGGATCTGGTTTCCTTAGAACAGGTATCATTGCAGGATTCCGCCGCCATTCGTTCCCTACGCCGTCAATATTCCATTACCCCCCAAGAAGAAGAATGGATTTTAAACGGTTTTTCCAATAAAGCTAGCAGTGTTAAAAAAGCAGAATTTTTACTGGCTCAATTACCGGAATTAATTGACTATTACCGTGCCCTCAATCAACCCACAATCCAGAAACATAAAGCCGTATTAACCCTATTGCGGGAAAACATTAGCCACAAAAAAGAGTTAATTGTCCGCTCTGTTTTACAAACCCTAGAACAACTGCAATCAGCCCCCCCATCCTTACCCCTAGCCCAATCTTTACAAGAGGCTTCCCCCGCAGTTTTAAGTGAACTTTTAGAGCAGGAACACTGGGGCGATCGTCTACCAGATGAAATACGGAAATGTTTGACTGAACCGGGAGAAATTCCTGTGTCCTGTTCATTGGAATTTTCCCCAGAAACTACTTTGGCCTATTTAGAAGCCCTGCTCCAGGATAACAATCCCATGATTCAGGCTGCCGCCCTTTATATGCTGGCCCAATTGGCTCCAGAACGGTGTCAAACCATTGGCATTAATTATGGTCATCAGTTTAATTCCCATTTAGTGAAAGACACCCTTAATCACTGCCTTGCTTGGCAAGAAACATCGACGGAAAATCCTCCTTTAACCGAATTCCCTAACCTAGAAAGAGTGGTGTATCTATTTAATAGTGATTTTTTCCACCGTATGCAAAGTGAAACCCTCATTGCCCTAGCGGATCGGGCCGAAGTGAGAACCTATAACAAAGGGGATGTGATCACCGAAGCGGGGGATACCTGTCGAGAATTATTGCTCTTAATTGAGGGTGATGCGAATGTTCACTATCAAACAGAAACTGAAGTTCGAGTTGAGCAATTGCACCCAGGACAAACATTGGATGAACTAGAGGTTTTAGCCCACAGCAACTCGGAAAATACCATCATTGCCGATAGCAAAAGTACCCGTATCTTAGCTATTTCTGTGGATGAATTTGATGATTTACTCGACCATGATCCTGATTTTGCTCGGCGGGTTTTAGAACTAGAAAGCCGTCAGTTACAAAAGTTTGTCCGCTCCGTTCAACCAATTTAA
- a CDS encoding glutathione S-transferase family protein: protein MIKLYGHELSGNTYKVKLLLSLLALDYEWIKVDLMVGAHKRPEFLALNPFGQLPALVDGETVLADAQAILVYLARQYGGDRWLPLEPLPLAQVVRWLSTAAGEIRQGPESARLYHLFSATNIDIERANQKADFILSQLDQHLTERTWLALAQTTIADVAVFPYVALAGDGQIDLRPYPNVLTWIERVKKLPGFVGMIGIEELVIT from the coding sequence ATGATTAAGCTCTATGGCCATGAATTATCGGGAAACACTTACAAGGTCAAGTTGCTGCTGTCCTTACTAGCATTGGATTACGAATGGATTAAAGTGGACTTAATGGTAGGAGCGCACAAACGGCCTGAATTTCTAGCGTTGAATCCCTTTGGACAGCTCCCCGCATTGGTGGATGGTGAGACGGTACTAGCAGACGCCCAGGCAATTTTGGTCTATCTAGCACGACAGTACGGCGGCGATCGTTGGTTGCCATTGGAACCTTTACCCCTAGCTCAAGTGGTGCGTTGGCTATCAACGGCGGCCGGAGAAATTCGTCAGGGACCAGAATCCGCCCGTTTATACCATCTCTTCAGCGCAACCAACATTGATATAGAACGAGCTAATCAAAAAGCCGACTTTATTTTGTCTCAATTGGATCAACATTTAACGGAACGAACTTGGTTGGCATTGGCACAAACCACGATCGCCGATGTAGCAGTGTTTCCCTATGTGGCTTTAGCGGGTGATGGGCAAATTGATCTCCGTCCCTATCCCAATGTTTTAACCTGGATTGAACGGGTCAAAAAGTTGCCTGGTTTTGTGGGCATGATCGGCATCGAAGAATTAGTTATTACTTAG
- a CDS encoding TetR/AcrR family transcriptional regulator: protein MPKDNYLPCLLQLFRQYGYDGATLSKIAAATGLGKASLYHHFPGGKEEMMTSVLAYVEGWLDKNLLPSLQGDGTAQLKLQRMGDRLLELYEGGEQPCLFAILLSGSARDTFHAQVQRLFETWIVAIAKVLMAEGIEEKVAKQKAEKAVILVQGSLILSQGLNDIKIFKQTIDNLPTELLLS from the coding sequence ATGCCGAAGGACAATTATTTACCTTGTTTGCTGCAATTGTTTCGTCAGTATGGTTACGATGGTGCGACCCTTTCCAAAATTGCGGCGGCGACGGGCTTGGGTAAGGCGAGTCTTTACCATCATTTTCCAGGGGGTAAGGAGGAGATGATGACTTCGGTGTTAGCCTATGTGGAGGGTTGGTTAGACAAAAATCTGTTGCCAAGTCTTCAGGGAGATGGAACAGCCCAGCTCAAATTGCAACGCATGGGCGATCGCCTGTTGGAACTGTATGAAGGAGGAGAACAACCTTGTTTATTTGCGATTTTGTTGTCGGGTTCTGCCCGCGATACTTTTCATGCTCAGGTCCAACGGTTATTTGAAACTTGGATTGTGGCGATCGCCAAGGTTTTAATGGCAGAAGGAATAGAAGAAAAAGTGGCGAAACAAAAAGCTGAAAAAGCAGTTATTTTGGTGCAAGGTTCCTTGATTTTATCTCAGGGTTTAAATGATATTAAGATTTTTAAACAGACCATTGATAATCTCCCCACAGAACTATTGCTGAGTTAG
- a CDS encoding type II toxin-antitoxin system YhaV family toxin — MSINKLVCLGDGYGHWFRANFFQRYRLFFRFYRENNIIFLASVNDKNSKRACKSNTNTYKIFRKTLESGHPADKWDDLLIGAKNVVKRSQKVAETGL; from the coding sequence ATGAGTATCAATAAATTAGTATGCCTAGGAGATGGTTATGGGCATTGGTTTAGGGCTAATTTTTTTCAGCGGTACCGACTATTTTTTCGCTTTTATCGAGAAAATAACATCATTTTCCTGGCTTCCGTTAATGATAAAAACTCTAAACGAGCTTGTAAAAGTAATACAAATACCTATAAAATCTTCAGGAAAACGTTGGAAAGCGGTCATCCTGCTGATAAATGGGATGATTTGTTAATAGGGGCTAAAAACGTAGTTAAGCGTTCACAAAAAGTCGCTGAAACTGGGCTTTAA
- a CDS encoding GNAT family N-acetyltransferase, with product MIDIVKADPSLSNHAEAIVKLMDEYALDPMGSGQSLPDYVKANLPAELAKRKSAHVILAFVDAQPAGLIVCFEGFSTFACKPLLNIHDLIVSLPYRGRGLSKLMLQKAENIAVNLGCCKLTLEVLEGNYAAQSAYKAFGFSGYELNPKMGKALFWEKKLAEVNISEYNQPK from the coding sequence ATGATTGACATTGTAAAAGCAGATCCCAGTCTATCTAATCACGCCGAAGCTATAGTTAAATTAATGGACGAGTATGCACTTGACCCAATGGGTAGTGGTCAAAGTTTGCCTGATTACGTTAAAGCAAATCTTCCGGCAGAACTAGCAAAAAGAAAATCGGCTCATGTTATTCTTGCTTTCGTTGATGCTCAACCCGCTGGTCTTATTGTTTGCTTTGAAGGATTTTCTACGTTTGCTTGTAAGCCATTATTAAATATTCATGATCTAATTGTCTCTTTACCTTATCGTGGAAGGGGATTATCTAAATTGATGTTACAAAAAGCAGAGAATATTGCCGTTAATTTGGGTTGCTGTAAACTTACTCTAGAGGTACTTGAAGGAAATTATGCTGCTCAATCAGCATACAAAGCATTTGGATTTAGTGGTTATGAGCTAAACCCCAAAATGGGTAAAGCATTGTTTTGGGAAAAGAAGTTAGCAGAGGTGAATATATCAGAGTATAATCAACCAAAGTAA
- a CDS encoding radical SAM protein, whose translation MEHKPNEFVKQAMKIDIIIVYIQRYRKGHEVHFVPPLTGIHLAALTPAKHTVRVIHQQVETVNLDSEADVIVLSFFSGFAPEAYRLAAEYRKRGKITIAGGPHVTFAPEEALRFVDSIVIGEGESVWDQIFQDIEQNTLQQRYVGEAIPLTDVPTPRYDLLPPQYFIRRVVQATRGCPFTCSFCTVPVLNPGLRTRPIEAVLNDIRYNKFKWWWQRKTVWFWDDNLTANRPYIKELLRQMIPLRKWWLTQASMDITKDDELLDLMRDSGCIGIFFGIESFGQESLEDAGKRQNKVAEYQSKIKKLHDRGIGVMAGFISGLDGDTPESIRDMANQLEEIGVDVPFLSILTPFKGTRSYSKMMDADRLRSDLGWEFYNGYNVTFMPSKMTPAELLKAHRDLWRSAFSLQAIFRRIGRSLFTLRGGAMMMCGIMNLFYGLKALTNNEPISFEGTDKYQSIRETIDSIPHSPQKVESM comes from the coding sequence ATGGAGCACAAGCCAAACGAGTTTGTGAAACAAGCCATGAAAATCGATATCATCATTGTCTACATTCAGCGATATCGAAAGGGACATGAGGTTCATTTTGTCCCTCCGCTGACTGGTATCCATCTTGCTGCACTGACCCCAGCAAAACATACTGTTCGAGTTATTCATCAGCAGGTTGAGACGGTAAATCTGGACAGCGAAGCAGATGTAATCGTTCTCTCCTTCTTTAGTGGTTTTGCACCGGAAGCATATCGCTTAGCAGCGGAGTACCGAAAACGCGGCAAGATAACAATCGCGGGCGGTCCCCATGTGACCTTTGCACCAGAGGAAGCCCTAAGATTTGTGGATAGTATCGTCATTGGTGAAGGGGAATCAGTCTGGGACCAGATTTTCCAAGATATCGAACAAAACACTCTTCAGCAACGATATGTTGGCGAAGCAATTCCCCTCACAGATGTCCCCACACCCCGGTACGATCTTCTACCTCCACAGTACTTCATTCGACGGGTTGTCCAAGCCACTAGGGGATGTCCATTTACCTGCTCATTCTGCACTGTACCCGTCCTCAATCCTGGCTTGCGTACTCGTCCTATCGAAGCGGTGCTGAACGACATCCGATACAACAAATTCAAATGGTGGTGGCAACGAAAAACTGTCTGGTTCTGGGATGATAATCTGACAGCAAATAGACCTTATATCAAGGAACTTCTGCGCCAGATGATACCCCTGCGAAAATGGTGGTTGACCCAAGCAAGCATGGACATCACCAAGGATGACGAGCTGTTAGATTTAATGCGCGACTCTGGTTGCATCGGAATTTTTTTCGGGATTGAGTCATTTGGCCAGGAATCCTTAGAGGATGCGGGAAAACGCCAAAACAAAGTAGCAGAATATCAGAGTAAAATCAAAAAATTGCACGATCGCGGCATTGGCGTAATGGCTGGTTTTATTTCCGGTTTAGATGGAGATACCCCAGAAAGCATCCGAGACATGGCTAACCAATTGGAGGAAATTGGTGTTGATGTGCCATTTTTGAGCATTCTTACTCCCTTCAAAGGTACACGTTCATACTCGAAGATGATGGATGCGGATCGGTTGCGTTCGGATTTAGGGTGGGAGTTTTACAATGGCTATAATGTCACATTCATGCCCAGTAAAATGACCCCTGCAGAGCTTTTAAAAGCCCACCGAGATTTGTGGAGATCAGCCTTCAGCCTGCAAGCAATTTTTCGTCGAATTGGCAGATCTTTATTTACTTTGCGCGGGGGGGCAATGATGATGTGTGGCATTATGAATCTCTTCTACGGCCTAAAAGCTCTTACAAATAATGAACCGATTAGCTTCGAGGGAACGGATAAATATCAATCAATTCGCGAAACCATCGATTCAATTCCGCATAGTCCCCAGAAGGTTGAGTCTATGTGA